From Macaca fascicularis isolate 582-1 chromosome 14, T2T-MFA8v1.1, a single genomic window includes:
- the ZDHHC24 gene encoding probable palmitoyltransferase ZDHHC24 isoform X3: MGQPWAAGSADGAPARLPLVLTALWAAAVGLELAYVLVLGPGPPPLGPLARALQLALAAFQLLNLLGNVGLFLRSDPSIRGVMLAGRGLGQGWAYCYQCQSQVPPRSGHCSACRVCILRRDHHCRLLGRCVGFGNYRPFLCLLLHAAGVLLHISVLLGPALSALLRAHTPLHMAALLLLPWLMLLTDGVSLCCPGWSAMM; encoded by the exons ATGGGGCAGCCCTGGGCGGCTGGGAGCGCGGACGGGGCGCCCGCGCGGCTGCCTCTCGTGCTCACCGCGCTGTGGGCCGCGGCCGTGGGCCTGGAGCTGGCTTACGTGCTGGTGCTCGGTCCCGGGCCGCCCCCGCTGGGACCCCTGGCCCGGGCCTTGCAGCTGGCGTTGGCCGCCTTCCAGCTGCTCAACCTGCTGGGCAACGTGGGGCTCTTCCTGCGCTCGGATCCCAGCATCCGGGGCGTGATGCTGGCCGGCCGCGGTCTGGGCCAGGGCTGGGC TTACTGCTACCAGTGCCAAAGCCAGGTGCCGCCACGCAGCGGACACTGCTCTGCCTGCCGCGTCTGCATCCTGCGTCGGGACCACCACTGCCGACTGCTGGGCCGCTGCGTGGGCTTCGGCAACTACCGGCCGTTCCTGTGCCTGCTGCTTCATGCTGCCGGTGTCCTGCTCCACATCTCTGTGCTGCTGGGACCTGCACTATCGGCCCTGCTGCGAGCCCACACGCCCCTCCACATGGCTGCCCTCCTGCTGCTTCCCTGGCTCATGCTGCTCACAG
- the ACTN3 gene encoding alpha-actinin-3, translating into MMMVMQPEGLGAREGPFAGSGGGGEYMEQEEDWDRDLLLDPAWEKQQRKTFTAWCNSHLRKAGTQIENIEDDFRNGLKLMLLLEVISGERLPRPDKGKMRFHKIANVNKALDFIASKGVKLVSIGAEEIVDGNLKMTLGMIWTIILRFAIQDISVEETSAKEGLLLWCQRKTAPYRNVNVQNFHTSWKDGLALCALIHRHRPDLIDYAKLRKDDPIGNLNTAFEVAEKYLDIPKMLDAEDIVNTPKPDEKAIMTYVSCFYHAFAGAEQAETAANRICKVLAVNQENEKLMEEYEKLASELLEWIRRTIPWLENRVGEPSMSAMQRKLEDFRDYRRLHKPPRVQEKCQLEINFNTLQTKLRLSHRPAFMPSEGKLVSDIANAWRGLEQVEKGYEDWLLSEIRRLQRLQHLAEKFRQKASLHEAWTRGKEEMLSQRDYDSASLQEVRALLRRHEAFESDLAAHQDRVEHIAALAQELNELDYHEAASVNSRCQAICDQWDNLGTLTQKRRDALERMEKLLETIDQLQLEFARRAAPFNNWLDGAVEDLQDVWLVHSVEETQSLLTAHDQFKATLPEADRERGAIMGIQGEIQKICQTYGLRPCSTNPYITLSPQDINTKWDMVRKLVPSRDQTLQEELARQQVNERLRRQFAAQANAIGPWIQAKVEEVGRLAAGLAGSLEEQMAGLRQQEQNIINYKTNIDRLEGDHQLLQESLVFDNKHTVYSMEHIRVGWEQLLTSIARTINEVENQVLTRDAKGLSQEQLNEFRASFNHFDRKRNGMMEPDDFRACLISMGYDLGEVEFARIMTMVDPNAAGVVTFQAFIDFMTRETAETDTAEQVVASFKILAGDKNYITPEELRRELPAEQAEYCIRRMVPYKGSGAPAGALDYVAFSSALYGESDL; encoded by the exons ATGATGATGGTTATGCAGCCCGAGGGTCTGGGGGCCAGGGAGGGGCCCTTCGCGGGCAGCGGCGGGGGCGGCGAGTACATGGAACAGGAGGAGGACTGGGACCGCGACCTGCTGCTGGACCCGGCCTGGGAGAAGCAGCAGCGGAAA ACCTTCACTGCCTGGTGCAACTCACACCTGCGCAAAGCGGGCACCCAGATTGAGAACATCGAGGACGATTTCCGCAATGGCCTCAAACTCATGCTGCTCCTGGAGGTCATTTCAG GAGAGAGGCTGCCCAGGCCAGATAAAGGCAAGATGCGCTTCCACAAAATCGCCAACGTTAACAAGGCCCTGGACTTCATTGCCAGCAAGGGGGTTAAGCTGGTGTCCATTGGTGCTGAAG AGATCGTCGACGGGAACCTGAAGATGACCCTGGGCATGATCTGGACCATCATCCTTCGCTTCGCCATCCAGGACATCTCTGTGGAAG AAACCTCGGCCAAGGAAGGCTTGCTTCTGTGGTGCCAGAGGAAGACAGCACCGTACCGCAACGTCAACGTGCAGAATTTCCACACCAG CTGGAAGGATGGCCTGGCCCTCTGTGCCCTCATCCACCGACACCGCCCCGACCTCATCGACTACGCCAAACTGCGAAAG GATGACCCCATCGGCAACCTGAACACTGCCTTCGAGGTGGCAGAGAAGTACCTGGACATCCCCAAGATGTTGGATGCAGAAG ACATTGTGAACACCCCAAAGCCGGATGAGAAGGCCATCATGACCTATGTGTCCTGCTTCTACCATGCCTTTGCCGGGGCTGAGCAG GCAGAGACAGCTGCCAACAGGATCTGCAAGGTGCTGGCGGTGAACCAGGAAAACGAGAAGCTGATGGAGGAGTATGAGAAGCTTGCCAGTGAG CTGCTGGAGTGGATCCGCCGCACCATCCCATGGCTGGAGAACCGTGTGGGCGAGCCCAGCATGAGTGCCATGCAGCGCAAGCTAGAGGACTTTCGGGACTATCGGCGTCTGCACAAGCCGCCCCGCGTTCAAGAAAAGTGCCAGCTGGAGATCAACTTCAACACACTGCAGACCAAGTTGCGGCTCAGCCACCGGCCTGCCTTCATGCCCTCCGAGGGCAAGCTGGTCTCG GACATCGCCAATGCCTGGCGGGGGCTGGAGCAGGTGGAAAAGGGCTATGAAGACTGGCTGCTCTCGGAGATCCGACGCCTGCAGCGACTCCAGCACCTGGCCGAGAAGTTCCGGCAGAAGGCCTCCCTGCACGAAGCCTGGACCCGGG GGAAGGAGGAGATGCTGAGCCAGCGCGACTACGATTCGGCTTCGCTACAGGAGGTGCGGGCGTTGCTGCGGCGCCACGAGGCCTTTGAGAGCGACCTGGCGGCGCACCAGGACCGCGTGGAGCACATTGCCGCGTTGGCCCAGGAGCTCAA TGAGCTGGACTACCATGAGGCAGCCTCAGTGAACAGCCGCTGCCAGGCCATCTGCGATCAGTGGGACAACCTGGGCACCCTGACCCAGAAGAGGCGGGATGCGCtagag CGGATGGAGAAGCTCCTGGAGACCATCGACCAGCTTCAACTGGAGTTCGCCCGGCGGGCCGCACCCTTCAACAACTGGCTGGACGGTGCCGTGGAGGACCTGCAGGACGTGTGGCTGGTACACTCTGTGGAGGAGACCCAG AGCCTGCTGACAGCGCATGATCAGTTCAAGGCAACGTTGCCCGAGGCTGACCGAGAGCGAGGCGCCATCATGGGCATCCAGGGTGAGATCCAGAAGATCTGCCAGACGTATGGGCTGCGGCCCTGCTCCACCAATCCCTACATCACCCTGAGCCCGCAGGACATCAACACCAAGTGGGATATG GTCCGAAAGCTGGTGCCTAGCCGTGATCAGACACTGCAGGAGGAGCTGGCACGGCAGCAGGTAAATGAGAGGCTCCGGCGACAGTTTGCGGCCCAGGCCAATGCCATTGGACCCTGGATCCAGGCGAAGGTGGAG GAAGTGGGGCGGCTGGCAGCAGGGCTAGCCGGCTCTCTGGAGGAGCAGATGGCTGGGCTACGGCAGCAGGAGCAGAACATTATCAACTACAAGACTAACATTGACCGGCTAGAGGGTGACCACCAGCTGCTGCAGGAGAGCCTGGTGTTCGACAATAAGCACACCGTCTACAGCATGGAG CACATCCGCGTGGGCTGGGAGCAGCTGCTCACCTCTATCGCCCGCACCATCAATGAAGTGGAGAACCAGGTACTGACCCGAGATGCCAAGGGGCTGAGCCAGGAGCAGCTCAACGAGTTCCGAGCATCCTTCAACCACTTTGACCGG AAGAGGAATGGGATGATGGAGCCTGATGACTTCCGAGCTTGCCTCATCTCCATGGGCTATGACCTG GGGGAAGTGGAGTTTGCTCGCATCATGACCATGGTGGACCCCAACGCAGCTGGGGTGGTGACCTTCCAGGCCTTCATAGACTTCATGACCCGAGAGACAGCCGAGACTGACACGGCTGAGCAAGTTGTGGCCTCCTTCAAGATCCTGGCAGGAGACAAG AACTACATCACCCCCGAGGAGCTGCGACGCGAGCTCCCCGCCGAGCAGGCCGAGTACTGCATCCGCCGTATGGTGCCCTACAAGGGATCCGGGGCCCCAGCTGGAGCCCTGGACTACGTGGCCTTCTCCAGTGCCCTCTATGGGGAGAGCGACCTCTGA